A genomic segment from Acipenser ruthenus chromosome 5, fAciRut3.2 maternal haplotype, whole genome shotgun sequence encodes:
- the LOC131737225 gene encoding uncharacterized protein LOC131737225 produces MASRGCKHPADAFCYVCGQFIKTRAKKYSVEASAKMCEAYKAYFGMPVGDQDKPWAPHFTCEHCKKTLEGWYRGEKRAMKFAIPRIWREPTDHSSNCYFCMVDPSKRTEFSVGRNNVKWEPLVDPRKVLMPPLHIKLGLMKQFVRALDKESAAFKYLQDFFPKLSEAKVKAGVFVGPQIKKILECNEFPKKLTSKEKAAWDSFVALRLSEAYKSSRTIKSVNEQVHNRTVLHEVQTLLKQ; encoded by the exons atggcatcaagaggctgcaagcatccggcagacgcattttgttatgtctgcggccaatttatcaagacaagagcaaaaaagtactctgtggaagcatctgctaagatgtgtgaggcctacaaggcatatttcggcatgcctgtcggggatcaagacaaaccctgggcacctcatttcacctgcgagcactgcaaaaaaactctggaag gatggtacagaggggaaaagagagccatgaagtttgctatcccaagaatttggcgggaacccactgaccactcaagcaactgctacttctgcatggtggacccttccaagcggaccgagttctctgtggggaggaacaacgtcaagtgggagccactggtggacccccggaaggtgctgatgccaccactgcacatcaaattgggccttatgaaacaatttgtcagagctctagataaggagtcggcagccttcaagtaccttcaagacttcttccctaagctgtctgaggcaaaggtcaaagccggtgtcttcgtcggaccacagataaagaagatcctggagtgcaatgaattccccaagaagctcactagtaaggagaaagcggcttgggacagctttgttgca CTGAGACTGTCTGAAGCCTACAAATCTAGCAGAACTATCAAAAGTGTAAATGAACAAGTACACAACAGAACAGTCCTGCATGAAGTTCAAACCCttttaaaacaatga